GGAGAAGATTCTCGGTATCGTGCATGGCGTGATGCCTGCGACCGGATCGGCTACGGCGTATCGCCGCGTAAAGGCTGGTACCGAACCTGGTGGGAACATTGTCAGCTATGGGACCAGCCTTATTTTGGGAAATATGTCGAGCAAGGTGATGCCCGTGTTCGCGCAATCTCCGGGCCCGCTTCAATTGTTGCCAAGCCCGGAATATGGTCAGGGATGGCTACAGATTAGGGACGGCGAGCGCTTTTTCGCTTTGCCCAAAAGAAGCAATCCATACGATGAAATATACACGCAGCGTAGCGCATGGTGGAGTCTTATAGACGAGAACCTAATAGCCCCAGAAATGAGGTCTGCGTCAGAACAGAATTGGGAAAATTTCAAGCACCTGATTGCCAAAGATGTTCGAGAATTCCATCAAGCGATCAGTGGGAAATACCATCCGCAAACCTACGTTTTCTGGGGGGACGACAAGGAACATAAAACGTGGGGCGATGTCGTGTGGAAACGCACACAAGCCTCCTTTCTTTTGAACAGTGATGCGTACGACGTCCAGAACAAACCGGTCAATACAGACACCCTGATGGGAACAATCGATGTCGTGGCCGGAAACCTTGGTCCGATGGATGTTCACAAGACATTTGAGCTGCAGGCAGCGGGCGAGAATGGCGATGGTACGGTACCTGTCCGGTCAGGTGCGGCGCCATCCCACTACGCGCGTGCCGCTGTCGGCTACACGGGTGTCGATCACGGTGCTGCGTATACCAAACTGCCCCAACAGAAATTTGCATTGTGGGGAGTTGTGAAGATCCTGCAGAACGTCGCGGGTACGACGCTGGAATACAAGGCATGAACCTTCGTCGTCTTGCCCTGATTGCGCTGCTGATGGTGCCTGTTGCCGCCTGCAGCAAACATCCGCCACCGCTGACTGAACAGGAGAAAGGTACCGTGAGCGAAATAACCGCGAATCTGAAAACCCGGTGCGTGGGGCGTTACCTGATCGACGTGCCGGACGGCGCGCTTTCGCAGGGTTACCTCACTATTCAGGGGGTGACTTTCGAGACGAAGCGCATGTCGGTCGACGAGTTTGCCCGGGAAATGAACGCCCATGAGACAAGCCTGAAGGCCAAGAAAAATATGCATGGCTATCAGGTGCTATACGACTATGGACAGGTGCCAAGCGCGCCGCACAGCCGCTATTTCGTCACGTTGAGTGATCTTGACGATACCGCTGACCTCGGCCGCGCCATCGAAGCCTACAAATGGGATGCCGGATACCAGATCAAACTTCGGATTGAAGCAACTGATTCGATTCATTCCGAATTCGAAGTTAGGATGAGAGGTACGCCGTATGAAATGAAAGACTGGAAGGTGAACGACGTTCCCGAAAAAACCCGTCTGGTTCTCAACCTTGCCGCGAGCGTTCGCGGCCGCCCCGATGACGAGATCCCCGGCGAGCCGGGTGTGTGTTTCAAGGATGGCTTCTTGCCACGCAAGGCAGCCACGGGCGAAAAGCTCGATGCTCTCTTCGCATTAAAGGATCGGCCTGATGTGTCGTTTGACCTGACAACAGATACAGATTCGCGAGAATTGGAAAAGAATTCACTTCCGAACCGTCTTCCACAGATAAAAAATGACGTGAAGGATTTGGACGGTCGAATTATCCGGACCGGACCAGTAACGCTCAGTGGCATCAAGGCTGATGAACTGCTGGTTTCCGCCACAACGGCGGCCAGGGTCCCTGGGCACCTTTTCAGGCTCGAGGCAAATATCACGGTCAGCGGTGCAATGACGCCCTACCTTGTGCTTGAGATGAACAACGGGGGCTTCAATAGCTTTACGGCAGACAGCATTGAAAAAGCTTCACTCACGGAAGGCGAAGCAATCGCCCTATGGGATACCGTCTCCCGCACGTTGCGTCCTCGTCCGAACGCGTTCTGAAGGAGGGTAACAGTGATGCGTACGACGTCCAGAACAAACCGGTCAATACAGACACCCTGATGGGAACAATCGATGTCGTGGCCGGAAACCTTGGTCCGAAAATCTTTGGGCATTCTCCAGCCACAAACTGCTCGCACAATTTAGCGCAATGCGTTGATCACTTCGCGCAAATCGCATCGACGACGACGGCCGCGCGATACTGAGTGGGGTAACGCTTCGTCTTCTTTGCCAGCTTTGCATGGCGGTCCTGATGTTCTTTTTTCCAAATCCCCTATTTAAACCACATCAGGGACCATTTATCAAACGGACTCTTACTGCGACCGCTTACTGCGGCGCATCGAGCCCGCGCGCGAGATCGTGACGCACGTCCTGAGCGTTTTCAAGGCCAACGGCGAGGCGAATCAGCCCTTCGGTAATGCCTGCCGCCGCTCGCGCTTCGGGCGTGATCCGGCCATGCGTCGTCGTCGCCGGGTGCGTGATGGTCGTGCGCGTATCGCCGAGATTGCCGGTGATCGAACAGATCTTCGTGCCGTCGATCACGCGCCAGGCGTTCGCGCGCTGCTGCTCCGGCGTGTCGCCCTTCACTTCGAACGAGACGATCGCACCGCCCAGTTTCTGCTGCCGCATGGCGAGCGCATGTTGCGGATGCGACTCGAGGCCTGGATA
The nucleotide sequence above comes from Paraburkholderia flagellata. Encoded proteins:
- a CDS encoding lipase/acyltransferase domain-containing protein, whose product is MATPERVIQPTIAEDGSRHYLSVTSAPDNSTAVCYMHPDRVIPVIVVPGVMGTNLADLKDNPVWLVDSSASLVGWAVKTPSDRKNILNPSTTHVFGGGEIPAGTALSETALRSRGWGTVSKMFYGDFLVWLENALNDCNAAADYGRNGLRALLTREVVAPNLGKLSHAEVSLSYKYHLPVHAVGYNWLQSNAESAKWLGSQIDKIISDYKEIGRCENVILVTHSMGGLVSRYCAEAIAGYREKILGIVHGVMPATGSATAYRRVKAGTEPGGNIVSYGTSLILGNMSSKVMPVFAQSPGPLQLLPSPEYGQGWLQIRDGERFFALPKRSNPYDEIYTQRSAWWSLIDENLIAPEMRSASEQNWENFKHLIAKDVREFHQAISGKYHPQTYVFWGDDKEHKTWGDVVWKRTQASFLLNSDAYDVQNKPVNTDTLMGTIDVVAGNLGPMDVHKTFELQAAGENGDGTVPVRSGAAPSHYARAAVGYTGVDHGAAYTKLPQQKFALWGVVKILQNVAGTTLEYKA
- a CDS encoding T6SS immunity protein Tli4 family protein, which produces MNLRRLALIALLMVPVAACSKHPPPLTEQEKGTVSEITANLKTRCVGRYLIDVPDGALSQGYLTIQGVTFETKRMSVDEFAREMNAHETSLKAKKNMHGYQVLYDYGQVPSAPHSRYFVTLSDLDDTADLGRAIEAYKWDAGYQIKLRIEATDSIHSEFEVRMRGTPYEMKDWKVNDVPEKTRLVLNLAASVRGRPDDEIPGEPGVCFKDGFLPRKAATGEKLDALFALKDRPDVSFDLTTDTDSRELEKNSLPNRLPQIKNDVKDLDGRIIRTGPVTLSGIKADELLVSATTAARVPGHLFRLEANITVSGAMTPYLVLEMNNGGFNSFTADSIEKASLTEGEAIALWDTVSRTLRPRPNAF